The Rugosibacter aromaticivorans region TGTACGCTGGGTGGCAGGCCGCATCCGCCACGCACAGGATATTCTTGGCATGCAGATCGGCATTGAAAATGCGTCGACTTATCTCATTCCACCTGGTGCGGAAATGACGGAACCGGAATTCATCCGCGCCGTGATTGATGAGGCGGATTGCCTGCTGCATCTGGACGTGAATAATATTGTCGTCAATAGCTTGAATCATGGCTTTAATGCCAGCGAATTCCTGCGCGCTTTGCCGCTGGAGCGCGTCTGCTACATTCATGTGGCCGGCCATCATGTCGAGCCCGACGGGTTGGTGATAGACACCCACGGTGCGGATGTCATCGATCCGGTGTGGCAATTGCTCGCAGAAGCCTATGCGCTGTGTGGCCCGGTACCCACTTGCCTCGAGCGCGATTTCAATTTCCCTGAGCTGACTGTTCTCAGCCGAGAGGTCAAGCAAATTGCCACGCTGCAGGCGCGCTATGAAACGCGTGAAAATCAAGCTCAACGGGCCGTCGCATGAACGCGCTGCTCCCCTTTCAGGACTTTCAATTTGCGCTGGCCCGCCACCTGCGTTACCCGCGTCGTGTACCTCGCCCCATGGGTGTGTCAGCACGCCGCACAGAGATATATCGCGGGTT contains the following coding sequences:
- a CDS encoding DUF692 domain-containing protein; translation: MTSSVISGAGLGFRRELIPALKAGVPDPVRFFELAPENWAGMGGSSAKDLRAFTERYPFVCHGLSLDLGGPSPLDDSLLHRIRSFMQQQGITLYTEHLSWCADDGHLYDLLPIPLTQDAVRWVAGRIRHAQDILGMQIGIENASTYLIPPGAEMTEPEFIRAVIDEADCLLHLDVNNIVVNSLNHGFNASEFLRALPLERVCYIHVAGHHVEPDGLVIDTHGADVIDPVWQLLAEAYALCGPVPTCLERDFNFPELTVLSREVKQIATLQARYETRENQAQRAVA